In the genome of Paenibacillus sp. FSL R5-0766, one region contains:
- a CDS encoding MFS transporter, which produces MTAHTSLPNQRELPSISSKRLPWAGLLALAMAGFICILTESLPAGLLPQIAKDLGITEALTGQLVTLYAIGSLVAAIPLTAATRGWRRRPLLLVCISGFLVFNTVTALSSDYILTLAARFMAGVSAGVLWGMTAGYARRMVPDSLKGKAMAVAMVGTPVALALGVPIGSFLSSYVGWRLIFGIVSLLTVALIVWVLWRMPDFAGEPAGERLPLHKVFLIPGVRPILFVVLAWMLAHNILYTYISPYLAQTVFANRVDLILLIFGITSIVGIWLTGMLIDRFLRRLVIISLAAFALASVVMGIGTHQPMIIILGIMIWGITFGGAATLLQTAIAQAGGKSTDVAQSMLVTAWNLAIGGGGIIGGILLEVFGAGYLSGALFILLIPALLVAMRAYKYGFTRAN; this is translated from the coding sequence ATGACCGCTCACACATCCCTCCCAAACCAAAGGGAGCTACCTTCCATATCTTCAAAACGCCTTCCGTGGGCTGGGCTTCTTGCATTAGCCATGGCGGGATTTATTTGCATCCTCACTGAAAGCCTGCCTGCGGGACTGCTGCCGCAAATTGCAAAAGACTTGGGGATCACAGAAGCCCTCACCGGACAATTGGTGACTCTTTATGCCATTGGATCACTTGTTGCTGCCATTCCCTTGACTGCTGCTACACGTGGATGGAGACGCCGACCTCTTCTGCTGGTATGCATTAGCGGTTTTCTTGTCTTTAATACCGTTACTGCCTTATCCTCAGATTATATCCTGACACTTGCTGCTCGTTTCATGGCGGGAGTCTCTGCGGGTGTGTTATGGGGAATGACAGCAGGTTATGCTCGTCGGATGGTCCCGGATTCGTTAAAAGGTAAAGCCATGGCTGTGGCTATGGTCGGCACACCGGTAGCATTAGCCCTGGGTGTTCCAATCGGTAGTTTTCTCAGTTCTTATGTCGGCTGGCGCCTCATCTTCGGGATTGTATCTCTTCTGACCGTAGCTTTAATCGTATGGGTTCTCTGGAGAATGCCGGATTTTGCCGGAGAGCCAGCTGGTGAACGTCTTCCGCTGCATAAGGTGTTTTTAATTCCGGGAGTTAGGCCTATTCTGTTTGTTGTTCTGGCCTGGATGCTTGCCCATAATATCCTTTACACCTATATTTCTCCCTACCTAGCCCAGACCGTATTTGCTAACAGAGTAGACTTGATTTTGCTCATTTTCGGTATTACTTCCATTGTTGGAATTTGGTTAACCGGAATGCTCATTGACCGATTTTTGAGGAGATTAGTAATCATTAGCTTGGCAGCATTCGCTCTCGCGTCTGTCGTGATGGGAATCGGTACTCATCAACCTATGATTATTATCCTTGGCATCATGATCTGGGGAATTACGTTTGGTGGGGCTGCCACGCTACTACAAACTGCCATTGCTCAAGCCGGAGGCAAAAGTACAGATGTCGCCCAATCGATGCTGGTTACAGCATGGAATCTGGCGATTGGCGGAGGAGGCATCATCGGGGGCATCCTTCTTGAAGTATTTGGAGCAGGATACCTTTCTGGGGCGCTGTTTATCTTGCTTATTCCTGCGTTGCTTGTAGCTATGCGTGCTTATAAATATGGATTTACCAGAGCAAATTAA
- a CDS encoding Lrp/AsnC family transcriptional regulator, with protein sequence MDEIDQHILYHLENQARLSMTELGKLVGLSQPAVTERVKRMEEKGIIEEYRTVISPSKLGKQSTAYVLFRTRDCYPFLDFCRASPEVVECYRISGEYNYLLKILTDTIQGLEEFQNKCDPYGTYMTLITMSSPIAHKNLVEGPNLLAQAE encoded by the coding sequence ATGGACGAAATAGATCAGCATATTCTGTATCACTTGGAGAATCAGGCGAGATTATCCATGACCGAACTAGGCAAATTGGTGGGGTTATCTCAGCCCGCCGTTACTGAACGAGTCAAACGAATGGAAGAAAAGGGAATTATCGAGGAATATCGAACCGTAATCTCCCCATCCAAATTGGGCAAGCAGAGCACAGCCTATGTTCTTTTTCGTACGCGGGATTGTTATCCTTTCCTGGATTTCTGTCGTGCGTCACCTGAAGTTGTGGAATGTTATCGGATAAGCGGAGAGTACAATTACTTGCTGAAAATCCTCACAGATACCATTCAGGGACTCGAGGAGTTTCAGAACAAGTGTGATCCGTACGGTACGTACATGACTTTAATCACCATGTCTTCTCCAATTGCACATAAGAATCTCGTGGAAGGACCAAATTTGCTGGCACAGGCAGAATAA
- a CDS encoding serine hydrolase domain-containing protein has protein sequence MGKEDITTLHTYVDEAIDRALSEKRIVGTVVQVALGGELVYSRAAGFADREQKRTMSENALFRLASVTKPIVSTAALALISQGKLSLHDPVTRWLPAFRPKLANGQDTLISVHQLMTHTAGLTYRFFQEDQGTYELAGVSDGMDWSEISLEENLQRLASAPLLYEPGNMWRYSIATDVLGAVIEKVTGMSLREAIQTLVTHPLHMTDTDFVAVDSDRLTAAYANGSEEPRLLHNELEQVPFIEGTAGFRLAPNRANHTLAYSSGGAGMVGSTGDFLTLLETLRQGGQPILTEAVAAEMSTNQIGDLVMPYWPGRGFGLGFTVLKDPVAAGTPESVGTWRMGGTYGHSWFVDPKEELSVAAFTNTALEGMSGQYTTDICDAVYAGIREGKEAARN, from the coding sequence ATGGGAAAAGAAGACATAACGACATTGCATACTTATGTGGATGAAGCTATTGATCGCGCTCTAAGCGAAAAAAGAATTGTAGGAACAGTTGTACAGGTTGCATTAGGAGGGGAACTGGTATACAGCCGGGCTGCTGGTTTCGCAGACAGGGAGCAAAAACGCACCATGTCGGAAAACGCTCTGTTTCGACTTGCTTCCGTAACCAAACCTATTGTATCGACAGCAGCTCTGGCATTAATCTCACAAGGAAAGCTGAGTCTGCATGATCCGGTGACCCGCTGGCTTCCTGCATTCCGGCCCAAACTTGCCAATGGTCAGGACACTTTAATATCAGTACATCAGTTGATGACGCACACCGCAGGCTTGACATACCGTTTCTTCCAAGAAGATCAGGGAACCTATGAGCTTGCAGGAGTATCGGACGGAATGGATTGGTCTGAAATCAGTCTGGAGGAGAATCTGCAAAGGCTGGCTTCCGCTCCTCTTCTGTATGAGCCAGGAAACATGTGGAGATATTCCATTGCGACAGATGTACTTGGTGCCGTTATCGAAAAGGTAACTGGGATGTCACTACGAGAAGCTATTCAAACGCTGGTTACTCATCCACTCCACATGACCGACACTGACTTTGTTGCGGTGGATTCGGATCGATTGACAGCCGCATACGCTAATGGTTCTGAAGAACCGCGTCTTCTCCATAATGAGTTAGAGCAGGTTCCTTTTATTGAAGGTACTGCCGGTTTCCGGCTTGCCCCCAACCGTGCAAATCATACTTTGGCTTATTCATCAGGCGGAGCGGGTATGGTTGGGAGTACCGGAGATTTTCTCACTTTACTTGAGACATTGCGGCAAGGGGGTCAGCCTATTCTTACCGAAGCCGTTGCGGCTGAGATGTCTACCAATCAAATCGGTGATCTCGTGATGCCATACTGGCCAGGCAGAGGGTTTGGCCTTGGTTTTACCGTACTTAAAGATCCTGTCGCAGCCGGCACACCGGAATCAGTGGGTACGTGGCGGATGGGTGGAACCTACGGTCATTCCTGGTTTGTTGATCCAAAAGAAGAACTTAGTGTTGCAGCATTCACCAACACGGCACTTGAAGGGATGTCGGGCCAGTATACCACCGATATCTGTGATGCCGTCTACGCAGGCATTCGTGAAGGCAAAGAGGCTGCAAGAAATTAA
- a CDS encoding amino acid permease, producing the protein MQQETLTRGLKNRHVQLMAIGGAIGTGLFLGAGKTIQLTGPSILLAYIITGVVLFLIMRALGELLLSNLKYHSFVDFVRDYLGNMAAFITGWTYWFCWISIAMADITAVGLYTQFWFPNVPQWMPGLIALVILLIMNLATVKLFGEMEFWFALIKVVAILALIVVGLYMIFKGFTTDQGPASFTNLWSHGGWFPNGLHGFIISFQMVVFAFVGMELVGLTAGETENPEKVIPRAINQIPIRVLLFYVGALLIIMSIYPWNAIVPTESPFVQVFAAVGIAAAAGIVNFVVLTSAASACNSAIFSTSRMVFSMAKDHNAPESFARLNNRKVPSNALFFSTIVILIAIVLNYIMPEGVFTLITSVSTVCFIFVWGIMVICHLRYRRTQPELASRSRFKLPLYPFSNYLILAFLAFVLVVLALAEDTRVALFVTPVWFILVAGIYLIKKKNLSSNRQ; encoded by the coding sequence ATGCAGCAAGAAACGTTAACAAGGGGATTAAAGAACAGGCATGTGCAGCTAATGGCAATTGGAGGGGCGATCGGAACAGGTCTGTTTCTCGGAGCAGGCAAAACGATCCAACTGACAGGGCCATCCATCTTGCTGGCCTATATCATCACGGGTGTTGTATTGTTCCTGATCATGCGTGCATTGGGGGAACTGCTGCTTAGCAACTTGAAGTATCATTCCTTTGTCGATTTCGTGCGCGATTACCTGGGAAATATGGCGGCATTTATTACAGGTTGGACTTACTGGTTCTGCTGGATTTCCATTGCTATGGCTGACATTACCGCCGTTGGATTGTATACGCAGTTTTGGTTTCCGAATGTACCTCAGTGGATGCCAGGGTTAATTGCGTTAGTCATTTTACTAATCATGAACTTGGCAACGGTCAAGTTGTTTGGGGAGATGGAATTCTGGTTTGCCCTGATTAAGGTCGTGGCTATTCTGGCACTCATTGTTGTTGGTTTATATATGATCTTCAAAGGTTTTACCACGGATCAGGGTCCAGCAAGCTTCACCAATCTGTGGAGTCATGGGGGATGGTTTCCGAATGGACTGCATGGGTTCATCATATCGTTTCAGATGGTAGTGTTCGCCTTTGTAGGCATGGAACTGGTGGGACTCACAGCAGGGGAAACGGAGAACCCGGAGAAGGTTATTCCGAGAGCAATTAACCAGATTCCGATCCGGGTACTGCTCTTCTATGTTGGCGCACTGCTGATTATTATGAGTATTTACCCGTGGAACGCCATTGTGCCTACTGAAAGTCCGTTTGTACAAGTGTTTGCCGCTGTGGGTATTGCAGCTGCCGCCGGCATTGTGAATTTCGTGGTGCTGACGTCCGCTGCTTCGGCGTGTAACAGTGCCATTTTCAGTACAAGCCGTATGGTGTTCTCCATGGCAAAGGATCACAACGCACCCGAATCGTTTGCACGACTGAATAACCGGAAGGTTCCTTCGAACGCGCTATTTTTCTCTACGATTGTTATTTTGATTGCAATTGTTTTGAACTATATCATGCCAGAAGGCGTATTTACGCTGATCACGAGCGTGTCGACCGTGTGTTTCATCTTTGTATGGGGCATCATGGTGATCTGTCATCTCAGATATCGTCGTACTCAGCCGGAACTGGCGAGTCGCAGCCGCTTCAAACTTCCACTATATCCGTTTTCCAACTACTTGATCCTGGCGTTTCTGGCATTTGTGCTAGTGGTATTGGCATTGGCCGAGGATACGCGTGTGGCACTGTTTGTCACGCCAGTGTGGTTCATTCTTGTTGCGGGGATCTATCTTATTAAAAAGAAAAATTTGAGTAGTAACAGACAGTAG
- the sigK gene encoding RNA polymerase sporulation sigma factor SigK, protein MPGLFTAIALFIKELTLLVSYVKNNAFPQPLAEGDEAKHLRLMAEGNAHSRNLLIEHNLRLVAHIVKKFDNTGEDQEDLISIGTIGLIKAIESFQQGKGTKLATFAARCIENEILMHLRSLKKTRKDVSLHDPIGTDKEGNEITLIDILGTEADDVVDKVQLKIEKSKIYRNLDILDDREKEVVIGRFGLEAGGEERTQREIAKELGISRSYVSRIEKRALMKLYHEFYKQK, encoded by the coding sequence GTGCCCGGATTGTTTACCGCAATTGCTCTATTCATTAAAGAGTTAACGTTACTCGTCTCGTATGTCAAAAATAATGCGTTCCCCCAGCCACTGGCTGAGGGTGATGAAGCCAAGCATTTGCGCCTTATGGCTGAAGGCAATGCTCACTCTCGCAATCTGCTCATTGAACACAATCTGCGCCTCGTCGCGCATATCGTCAAGAAGTTCGACAATACGGGTGAAGATCAGGAAGACCTGATTTCCATCGGAACCATTGGTTTGATCAAAGCCATCGAAAGTTTTCAACAAGGCAAAGGCACGAAGCTTGCCACATTTGCGGCGAGGTGTATTGAAAACGAAATTTTGATGCATCTCCGTTCCCTGAAGAAAACACGCAAAGATGTATCCCTGCACGACCCCATTGGTACGGACAAAGAAGGCAACGAAATTACGCTAATCGATATCCTCGGAACAGAAGCCGACGACGTTGTAGATAAAGTGCAGCTCAAGATTGAAAAAAGCAAAATTTATCGCAATCTCGACATCCTGGATGATCGGGAGAAGGAAGTTGTGATCGGTCGATTCGGCCTGGAAGCAGGCGGGGAGGAACGAACTCAACGCGAAATTGCGAAGGAACTGGGCATCTCACGTTCTTATGTATCCCGGATTGAGAAGCGGGCGTTAATGAAGCTGTACCACGAGTTTTATAAGCAAAAGTAG
- a CDS encoding alpha/beta hydrolase-fold protein → MKKRITILLSLSMIVAMIAPTMAFATDSSEVGAQNTAYESMNVSGNDANNALANTPVVPAPPGFDGYRNNIPHGNTNLISYYSTTVGNTRKATVYTPPGYSPNKKYNVLYLLHGIGGDEHEWVNAMKPKNILDNLYSEGKLSQMIVVMPNGRAMKDDRPVGDIFAPDKVAAFERFEQDLLKDLIPHIEANYPVYKDKNSRALAGLSMGGGQSLNFGLKNLNTFAWVGAFSAAPNTQSVSQLVSNPGQVASQLKLLWISCGSSDGLLWVSQNFKNGLSSMNIPHTFYLDVGGHEPSVWNSGLYQFSQRIFK, encoded by the coding sequence ATGAAAAAACGTATTACAATCCTTTTAAGTCTTTCGATGATCGTTGCCATGATTGCCCCAACAATGGCTTTTGCTACGGATTCCAGCGAGGTTGGTGCTCAGAACACAGCGTATGAATCTATGAATGTATCCGGCAATGACGCAAACAATGCGCTGGCTAATACTCCGGTGGTACCGGCACCACCGGGTTTTGATGGCTATCGAAACAATATTCCGCACGGAAATACCAATCTGATATCCTATTACTCCACAACGGTAGGCAATACACGGAAAGCGACGGTGTATACACCGCCAGGATATTCTCCGAATAAAAAGTATAACGTCCTGTATCTCCTGCACGGCATCGGCGGGGATGAGCATGAGTGGGTTAATGCAATGAAACCAAAGAACATTCTGGACAACCTGTATTCCGAAGGTAAGCTGTCCCAGATGATCGTTGTTATGCCAAATGGCCGTGCCATGAAGGACGATCGTCCAGTCGGTGACATTTTTGCTCCGGACAAAGTGGCTGCGTTTGAACGGTTTGAGCAAGATCTGCTCAAGGATCTGATTCCTCATATCGAGGCCAATTATCCGGTGTACAAAGACAAGAATAGTCGTGCGCTAGCCGGACTGTCCATGGGTGGTGGGCAGTCACTTAACTTCGGATTGAAAAATCTGAATACCTTCGCTTGGGTAGGGGCCTTCTCGGCTGCACCGAATACGCAATCTGTATCGCAGCTGGTTTCCAACCCGGGACAAGTCGCTAGCCAACTCAAATTGTTGTGGATCTCCTGTGGATCAAGTGACGGTCTGTTATGGGTCAGCCAGAACTTCAAAAACGGCTTGAGCAGCATGAATATTCCGCATACCTTTTATCTGGATGTAGGTGGACACGAACCATCTGTCTGGAACAGCGGCCTGTATCAGTTCTCACAACGAATCTTCAAATAA